A stretch of Ipomoea triloba cultivar NCNSP0323 chromosome 11, ASM357664v1 DNA encodes these proteins:
- the LOC115997277 gene encoding alpha-1,3-arabinosyltransferase XAT2-like isoform X1 — MQDPVLAKSFSRNERKRFGYGGLVLIVIIILSSCMVFKPHLHPLFMIGEVMNLQLSITATQDLLVLNDTTFPRAMAKEEKEVKPICNVLEARSDYCEMKGDIRVVGNSSTIFLVTHHDLNNNNISRRNSWSLKPYPRKDSAAAMAQVKNWTVKLVQETSEIPKCGVFHGYPAVLFSQGGFSGNHFHDFTDLLIPIFAASQHFNGEVHFLATDFRKWWTGKYRMVLGRLSKHQVTDIDKDHVVHCFPSMTVGLKSHTNKELGIDSSKFPNKVSMKHFKHFLRATFSLPRTQAIRLGAGSPKRPRLMIISRNKTRVVMNEAEVIEMAEKVGYKVVKAEASISTNLSRFAGVVNSCDVLMGVHGAGLTNMVFLPDNGVVIQVIPLGEIDGFGRRDFGYPSRDLNVKYLEYKIGVNESSLVDSYPLDHAVFKDPKSIHRKGWMALRSIYLDQQNVRIDVNRFRDTLIQALTLLQH; from the exons atgcAGGATCCTGTTTTAGCTAAAAGTTTTAGTCGAAATGAACGAAAGAGATTTGGGTATGGCGGTTTAGTTCTGATTGTGATCATCATTTTGAGCAGCTGCATGGTTTTCAAGCCTCATCTTCATCCACTCTTCATGA TAGGGGAAGTCATGAACCTGCAATTATCCATCACTGCAACGCAGGACTTGCTTGTCCTCAACGACACAACATTTCCCCGCGCCATGG caaaggaagaaaagGAGGTGAAGCCAATCTGCAACGTGTTGGAAGCTAGGTCCGATTATTGCGAGATGAAAGGGGACATAAGAGTGGTGGGAAATTCATCAACAATATTCCTCGTCACGCATCATGAtctaaacaacaacaacataagcCGCCGCAATTCTTGGAGCCTTAAGCCATATCCAAGAAAAGACAGCGCCGCCGCAATGGCGCAGGTCAAGAACTGGACAGTAAAATTGGTCCAAGAAACCTCAGAAATCCCCAAATGCGGCGTTTTCCATGGCTACCCCGCGGTTCTGTTCTCCCAGGGAGGCTTCTCCGGCAACCATTTCCACGATTTCACCGATCTTTTAATCCCAATATTCGCCGCGTCGCAGCATTTCAACGGCGAGGTCCATTTTCTGGCGACAGATTTCCGGAAATGGTGGACAGGCAAGTACAGGATGGTGTTGGGCCGCCTGTCGAAACACCAGGTTACGGATATTGATAAAGACCACGTTGTCCACTGTTTTCCTAGTATGACTGTCGGCCTAAAATCCCACACTAATAAGGAATTAGGCATAGACTCCTCAAAGTTCCCAAACAAAGTCTCCATGAAACACTTCAAACATTTCCTCAGAGCCACATTTTCCTTGCCAAGAACCCAAGCCATCAGACTGGGCGCAGGCAGCCCCAAAAGGCCTAGATTGATGATAATATCGAGGAACAAAACGCGGGTGGTGATGAACGAGGCCGAAGTCATAGAAATGGCAGAGAAAGTAGGGTACAAAGTGGTGAAAGCCGAGGCGAGCATTTCAACCAATCTGTCAAGATTTGCAGGGGTGGTGAATTCCTGTGATGTCCTAATGGGGGTGCATGGAGCAGGGCTAACAAACATGGTGTTCTTGCCCGATAACGGCGTCGTGATTCAGGTGATCCCATTGGGGGAAATAGATGGATTTGGGAGGAGGGATTTTGGGTACCCTTCTAGAGATTTGAATGTGAAGTATTTGGAGTATAAGATTGGGGTGAATGAGAGTTCTTTGGTGGATAGTTATCCACTTGATCATGCTGTGTTTAAGGATCCAAAGTCCATTCATAGGAAGGGATGGATGGCACTTAGATCAATTTACTTGGACCAACAGAATGTGAGGATTGATGTTAACAGGTTTAGAGACACTTTAATTCAAGCTCTTACACTTCTGCAACATTAG
- the LOC115997277 gene encoding alpha-1,3-arabinosyltransferase XAT2-like isoform X2 encodes MQDPVLAKSFSRNERKRFGYGGLVLIVIIILSSCMVFKPHLHPLFMREVMNLQLSITATQDLLVLNDTTFPRAMAKEEKEVKPICNVLEARSDYCEMKGDIRVVGNSSTIFLVTHHDLNNNNISRRNSWSLKPYPRKDSAAAMAQVKNWTVKLVQETSEIPKCGVFHGYPAVLFSQGGFSGNHFHDFTDLLIPIFAASQHFNGEVHFLATDFRKWWTGKYRMVLGRLSKHQVTDIDKDHVVHCFPSMTVGLKSHTNKELGIDSSKFPNKVSMKHFKHFLRATFSLPRTQAIRLGAGSPKRPRLMIISRNKTRVVMNEAEVIEMAEKVGYKVVKAEASISTNLSRFAGVVNSCDVLMGVHGAGLTNMVFLPDNGVVIQVIPLGEIDGFGRRDFGYPSRDLNVKYLEYKIGVNESSLVDSYPLDHAVFKDPKSIHRKGWMALRSIYLDQQNVRIDVNRFRDTLIQALTLLQH; translated from the exons atgcAGGATCCTGTTTTAGCTAAAAGTTTTAGTCGAAATGAACGAAAGAGATTTGGGTATGGCGGTTTAGTTCTGATTGTGATCATCATTTTGAGCAGCTGCATGGTTTTCAAGCCTCATCTTCATCCACTCTTCATGA GGGAAGTCATGAACCTGCAATTATCCATCACTGCAACGCAGGACTTGCTTGTCCTCAACGACACAACATTTCCCCGCGCCATGG caaaggaagaaaagGAGGTGAAGCCAATCTGCAACGTGTTGGAAGCTAGGTCCGATTATTGCGAGATGAAAGGGGACATAAGAGTGGTGGGAAATTCATCAACAATATTCCTCGTCACGCATCATGAtctaaacaacaacaacataagcCGCCGCAATTCTTGGAGCCTTAAGCCATATCCAAGAAAAGACAGCGCCGCCGCAATGGCGCAGGTCAAGAACTGGACAGTAAAATTGGTCCAAGAAACCTCAGAAATCCCCAAATGCGGCGTTTTCCATGGCTACCCCGCGGTTCTGTTCTCCCAGGGAGGCTTCTCCGGCAACCATTTCCACGATTTCACCGATCTTTTAATCCCAATATTCGCCGCGTCGCAGCATTTCAACGGCGAGGTCCATTTTCTGGCGACAGATTTCCGGAAATGGTGGACAGGCAAGTACAGGATGGTGTTGGGCCGCCTGTCGAAACACCAGGTTACGGATATTGATAAAGACCACGTTGTCCACTGTTTTCCTAGTATGACTGTCGGCCTAAAATCCCACACTAATAAGGAATTAGGCATAGACTCCTCAAAGTTCCCAAACAAAGTCTCCATGAAACACTTCAAACATTTCCTCAGAGCCACATTTTCCTTGCCAAGAACCCAAGCCATCAGACTGGGCGCAGGCAGCCCCAAAAGGCCTAGATTGATGATAATATCGAGGAACAAAACGCGGGTGGTGATGAACGAGGCCGAAGTCATAGAAATGGCAGAGAAAGTAGGGTACAAAGTGGTGAAAGCCGAGGCGAGCATTTCAACCAATCTGTCAAGATTTGCAGGGGTGGTGAATTCCTGTGATGTCCTAATGGGGGTGCATGGAGCAGGGCTAACAAACATGGTGTTCTTGCCCGATAACGGCGTCGTGATTCAGGTGATCCCATTGGGGGAAATAGATGGATTTGGGAGGAGGGATTTTGGGTACCCTTCTAGAGATTTGAATGTGAAGTATTTGGAGTATAAGATTGGGGTGAATGAGAGTTCTTTGGTGGATAGTTATCCACTTGATCATGCTGTGTTTAAGGATCCAAAGTCCATTCATAGGAAGGGATGGATGGCACTTAGATCAATTTACTTGGACCAACAGAATGTGAGGATTGATGTTAACAGGTTTAGAGACACTTTAATTCAAGCTCTTACACTTCTGCAACATTAG
- the LOC115995876 gene encoding alpha-1,3-arabinosyltransferase XAT3-like, which yields MEQNGWKYEAIVERSFSRQDRKTMGYWCATLAIFILILSFCIFYITPNNHLCSQRNEAKPICDLKQERSNTCEASGDIRVIGNSSTIFVVSNVVHSTTSWTIKPYARKADQYALRRVRSLTIAEVHHSDQRIRRCTTKYDVPAVVFSTGGYAGNLFHDFTDLIIPLYLTSQEFQGEVQFLVTDKSTVWVDKFKEVLQRLSKHEIIDLDRENDAVFCFPRIIVGLKANKEFSINNVSSDNNISMKNFMAFLRNAYNLKRDNIVTNEKLLQPPRLLVIARNKTRRLLNANEVSAAAENMGFKVVVEETDANMTRVSKMVNGFDVMVGVHGSGLSNMVFLPENAVVVQIVGLGMNWVARNDFELPSLDMGLRYLEYKVGENESSLKNSSSIGFKGWMAYTFAYLIGQDFTVDVNRFRGTLLKALELLHGA from the exons ATGGAGCAGAATGGGTGGAAGTATGAGGCGATTGTGGAAAGAAGTTTTAGCAGGCAAGACAGAAAGACAATGGGATATTGGTGTGCTACTCTTGCCATCTTCATCCTCATTCTCTCCTTCTGCATTTTCTACATCACTCCTAACAATCATCTTT GTTCCCAAAGAAATGAAGCAAAACCAATTTGTGATTTGAAGCAGGAAAGATCAAATACCTGCGAAGCGAGCGGCGACATAAGAGTCATCGGCAACTCATCCACCATTTTTGTGGTCTCCAACGTCGTACATAGTACCACGTCGTGGACCATAAAACCCTATGCTCGAAAAGCCGACCAATACGCATTGAGGAGGGTTCGAAGCCTGACCATCGCGGAAGTGCACCATTCCGACCAACGCATCCGACGTTGCACCACAAAGTACGATGTACCGGCCGTCGTTTTCTCCACCGGAGGCTACGCCGGAAACCTCTTCCACGACTTCACCGACCTCATCATCCCTCTCTACCTAACCTCGCAGGAGTTCCAGGGAGAAGTCCAGTTTCTGGTCACCGACAAAAGTACCGTTTGGGTCGACAAGTTTAAGGAAGTGTTGCAAAGGTTGTCAAAACACGAAATCATAGACCTAGACCGGGAAAACGACGCCGTCTTTTGTTTTCCAAGAATCATCGTCGGGTTAAAAGCCAACAAGGAGTTCAGCATCAATAACGTCTCTTCGGATAATAATATCTCCATGAAAAACTTCATGGCGTTCTTGAGAAACGCTTACAATCTGAAAAGGGATAATATCGTCACAAACGAGAAATTATTGCAGCCGCCGCGGCTACTCGTGATCGCGAGGAACAAAACCAGGCGGCTCTTAAACGCCAACGAGGTTTCCGCGGCGGCGGAAAACATGGGGTTTAAGGTTGTCGTAGAAGAAACAGACGCGAATATGACCCGAGTGTCGAAAATGGTGAACGGGTTTGACGTGATGGTGGGAGTTCATGGGTCGGGGCTATCGAACATGGTGTTCTTGCCGGAAAACGCGGTGGTGGTGCAAATCGTGGGGTTGGGGATGAATTGGGTGGCGAGGAATGACTTTGAGCTGCCTTCATTAGACATGGGATTGAGGTACTTAGAATACAAGGTTGGTGAGAATGAGAGTAGTTTGAAGAACTCTAGCTCCATTGGCTTCAAAGGGTGGATGGCTTATACTTTTGCGTACTTAATTGGGCAGGATTTTACGGTTGATGTGAATAGGTTTAGAGGGACTCTGTTGAAAGCACTAGAGCTTTTGCATGGTgcttaa
- the LOC115995689 gene encoding beta-1,2-xylosyltransferase XYXT1-like has product MEQMNGGKYEYEAILERSFSRQDRKTMGWCATLAIFLVIFTFCIFFKPYITDGDEKNDAFPSPLSNLEVPIGESLNLQATVHDAINIAPQPYSKTKEVKPVCEVKRRRSDICDANGGDIRVIANSSTIFVVSNDHSNITSWNIRPYARKGDEAAMGSVRTLTVKQLHPSHQQIPPCTTKYDVPAVVFSTGGYAGNLFHDFTDLIIPLYLTSREFEGEVQFLVTDKRPRWINKFKEVLQTLSKHEIIDLDREKYGENVFCFPRIIVGLKANKEFSINNVSSDHNISMKNFTAFLRNAYNLKRDNIVTNEKLLQPRLLVIARNKTRRLLNANEVSAAAENMGFKVVVRETDSNMTKISKFVNGFDVMVGVHGAGLSNMVFLPENAVVVQIVGLGMDWIAKNDFEVPSLDMGLRYLGYKIGLNESSLKEKYPAGHEVLSNSSAIRVKGWKAFSAVYLQGQHVRVDVDRFRGTLLKALHLLHANN; this is encoded by the exons atggagCAGATGAATGGGGGGAAGTATGAGTATGAGGCGATTCTGGAAAGAAGTTTTAGCAGGCAAGACAGAAAGACAATGGGGTGGTGTGCTACTCTCGCCATCTTCCTCGTTATTTTCACATTCTGCATTTTCTTCAAGCCTTACATCACTGATGGTGATGAAAAGAATGATGCATTTCCTTCTCCACTTT CAAATTTAGAAGTACCAATTGGGGAGAGTCTCAACTTGCAAGCCACTGTGCATGATGCCATAAACATTGCCCCACAGCCAT ATTCCAAAACAAAAGAAGTGAAGCCGGTTTGCGAAGTGAAACGGCGAAGATCAGACATCTGCGATGCAAACGGCGGCGACATAAGAGTGATCGCCAATTCATCCACCATTTTTGTTGTTTCAAATGATCATAGCAACATAACGTCGTGGAACATAAGGCCCTATGCTCGAAAAGGCGACGAAGCCGCAATGGGGAGTGTCCGAACCCTAACCGTCAAGCAACTCCACCCTTCTCATCAACAAATCCCACCTTGTACCACAAAGTACGATGTACCAGCCGTGGTTTTCTCCACCGGAGGCTACGCCGGAAACCTCTTCCACGACTTCACCGATCTCATCATCCCTCTCTACCTAACTTCGCGGGAGTTCGAGGGAGAAGTCCAGTTCCTGGTCACCGACAAACGGCCGAGGTGGATAAACAAGTTTAAGGAAGTGCTGCAAACGTTGTCAAAACACGAAATCATAGACCTCGACCGGGAAAAATACGGCGAAAACGTCTTTTGTTTTCCAAGAATCATCGTCGGGTTAAAAGCCAACAAGGAGTTCAGCATCAACAACGTCTCCTCAGATCATAATATCTCCATGAAAAACTTCACCGCTTTCTTGAGAAACGCTTACAATCTGAAAAGGGATAATATCGTCACAAACGAGAAATTATTGCAGCCGCGGCTACTCGTCATCGCCAGGAACAAAACCAGACGCCTCTTAAACGCCAACGAGGTTTCCGCGGCGGCGGAAAACATGGGCTTTAAGGTTGTCGTACGAGAAACAGACTCGAATATGACCAAAATCTCGAAATTTGTGAACGGGTTTGACGTGATGGTGGGGGTGCACGGGGCGGGGCTATCGAACATGGTGTTCTTGCCGGAAAACGCGGTGGTGGTGCAAATTGTGGGGTTGGGGATGGATTGGATAGCCAAGAATGATTTTGAAGTGCCTTCATTAGACATGGGATTAAGGTATTTAGGTTACAAGATTGGTTTGAATGAGAGTTCTTTAAAAGAGAAATATCCGGCGGGACATGAAGTGTTGAGCAACTCCAGCGCTATTCGTGTGAAAGGGTGGAAGGCTTTTAGTGCAGTGTACTTGCAGGGGCAGCATGTGAGAGTAGATGTGGATAGGTTTAGAGGCACTCTGTTGAAAGCTCTACATCTTTTGCATGCTAATAATTAG
- the LOC115997257 gene encoding T-complex protein 1 subunit delta-like — protein sequence MASSAVVSAPRAAASSSKTETFIDNKRKDDIRMANIGAAQAVADAVRTSLGPKGMDKMISAANGEVIITNDGATILNKMEVLQPAAKFLVELSKSQDVVAGDGTTTVVVIAGALLKQCLTLLSAGIHPTIVSDSLHKASTKAVEVLTAMAIPVELSDRDSLVKSASTALNSKVVSQYSTLLAPLAVDSVLSVVDSAKPDLVDLRDIKIVKKLGGTIDDTELVNGLVFDKKVSHAAGGPTRVEKAKIAVIQFQISPPKTDIEQSIVVSDYTQMDRILKEERNYILGMIKKIKATGCNVLLIQKSILRDAVTDLSLHYLAKAKILVIKDVERDEIEFITKTLNCLPIANIEHFRAEKLGYADLVEEVSLGDGGKIVKITGIQDMGRTTSVLVRGSNQLVIDEAERSLHDALCVVRCLVNKRFLIAGGGAPEIELSRQLGAWAKVLQGMEGYCVRSFAEALEVIPYTLAENAGLNPIAIVTELRNRHAQGEINAGINVRKGQITNILEENVVQPLLVSTSAISLSTECVRMILKIDDIVTVR from the coding sequence ATGGCATCATCAGCAGTGGTCTCCGCGCCACGCGCCGCCGCGTCCTCGTCGAAAACCGAGACCTTCATCGACAACAAGCGAAAGGACGACATACGCATGGCGAACATCGGGGCGGCGCAGGCGGTGGCCGACGCCGTGCGCACGAGTCTCGGCCCGAAAGGGATGGACAAGATGATATCCGCGGCCAACGGCGAGGTAATCATCACCAACGACGGCGCCACCATTCTAAACAAGATGGAGGTGCTTCAGCCCGCCGCCAAGTTCCTCGTCGAGCTCTCCAAATCGCAGGACGTCGTCGCCGGAGATGGAACCACCACCGTCGTTGTCATTGCCGGCGCTCTCCTCAAGCAGTGCCTTACTCTTCTTTCGGCAGGTATTCATCCTACGATTGTTTCTGATTCTCTGCATAAGGCTTCTACTAAGGCAGTAGAGGTCCTAACCGCTATGGCTATTCCTGTTGAGCTCTCGGACCGCGATTCACTTGTTAAATCGGCCAGCACTGCGCTTAACAGTAAGGTAGTGTCTCAGTACTCGACTCTTTTAGCTCCGTTAGCTGTGGATTCTGTGCTCTCTGTTGTTGACTCTGCAAAACCAGACCTTGTAGATTTAAGGGATATTAAGATTGTGAAGAAATTAGGAGGCACAATAGATGATACCGAGCTAGTAAATGGTTTGGTTTTTGACAAGAAAGTGAGTCATGCTGCAGGGGGCCCAACTCGTGTTGAGAAAGCTAAGATTGCTGTGATTCAGTTTCAAATTTCACCTCCTAAGACTGATATTGAGCAGAGCATAGTGGTCTCTGATTATACTCAGATGGATAGGATTTTGAAGGAAGAGAGGAACTACATTTTGGGGATGATCAAGAAGATTAAGGCCACTGGGTGTAATGTTTTGTTGATCCAGAAGAGTATCTTGAGGGATGCAGTGACTGATTTATCTTTGCATTATTTGGCAAAAGCGAAGATTCTGGTCATTAAGGATGTTGAGCGGGACGAGATTGAGTTCATTACCAAGACTTTGAATTGTTTGCCTATTGCAAACATTGAGCATTTCAGGGCAGAGAAGCTGGGTTATGCAGATTTAGTTGAGGAGGTATCACTTGGAGATGGTGGGAAGATCGTGAAGATAACAGGGATTCAGGATATGGGACGGACCACATCTGTCCTGGTTCGAGGGTCAAACCAGTTGGTCATTGATGAGGCTGAGAGGAGTTTGCATGATGCATTGTGTGTTGTGAGATGTTTGGTGAACAAGAGGTTCTTGATTGCAGGGGGAGGAGCACCCGAGATTGAGCTCTCAAGGCAGTTGGGTGCATGGGCAAAGGTCTTACAGGGTATGGAGGGTTATTGTGTCAGATCATTTGCTGAGGCCCTCGAGGTTATTCCATATACATTAGCTGAGAATGCTGGATTGAACCCGATAGCTATTGTTACTGAGCTGAGGAACAGGCATGCACAGGGTGAGATCAATGCTGGGATCAATGTGAGGAAGGGGCAGATCACGAACATCTTGGAGGAGAATGTAGTGCAGCCACTTCTTGTGAGTACGAGTGCAATTTCATTGTCTACTGAATGTGTTCGGATGATTTTGAAGATTGATGACATTGTTACTGTCAGGTAG